A stretch of the Opitutaceae bacterium genome encodes the following:
- a CDS encoding SOS response-associated peptidase has translation MCGRYTLITPEKILAERFVLDQVPSWSPRYNLGPTQEGLIVRRESTASGRTATRLRWGLIPHWTHRGSQPSILINARSETAADKPAFRDPFRHRRCLVLADGFIEWSRRSGEKMPYHFSMNDGRPFAMAGLWDRWQPDRDAAPVETYAILTTSANAVVEPFHDRMPAILDGEACEAWLDPYLVAPTPLTRLLHPFASSEIRGRPINPRVNSIRHDDPSCLEAPPPPPRPTRPPAAQLDLGI, from the coding sequence ATGTGCGGGCGTTACACACTGATCACCCCGGAGAAGATCCTGGCGGAACGATTCGTTCTCGATCAGGTGCCTTCGTGGAGCCCCCGCTACAATCTCGGCCCGACCCAGGAGGGACTCATTGTCCGGCGCGAATCCACCGCATCCGGTCGCACGGCCACCCGGCTTCGCTGGGGGCTGATCCCACACTGGACCCACCGCGGTTCCCAACCTTCGATCCTGATCAATGCCCGCAGCGAAACCGCGGCCGACAAGCCCGCTTTTCGCGATCCGTTCCGGCACCGTCGTTGCCTCGTTCTGGCCGACGGCTTCATCGAGTGGTCGCGGCGCTCCGGCGAGAAAATGCCCTATCACTTTTCCATGAACGATGGCCGGCCGTTCGCCATGGCCGGTCTCTGGGATCGATGGCAGCCGGATCGCGACGCGGCTCCGGTCGAGACCTACGCCATCCTGACGACCTCGGCCAACGCCGTCGTGGAACCTTTTCACGACCGCATGCCGGCCATCCTCGACGGTGAAGCGTGCGAGGCCTGGCTCGACCCCTACCTGGTGGCGCCCACCCCGCTCACCCGGCTCCTCCACCCCTTCGCCAGCAGCGAGATCAGGGGCCGTCCGATCAACCCACGGGTCAACAGCATCCGACACGACGACCCGTCCTGCCTCGAGGCCCCACCGCCCCCGCCGAGACCCACCCGACCACCGGCCGCACAACTCGATCTCGGAATCTGA